TCAGCGCCGCGTTCGTCGGTGGGCTCGGCCTGGTCTACGGCACGGTCTACGGGCCGCTCGCCGCCTTCTGGAGCGAGCTGTTCGACACCCGCTACCGCTACTCGGCGCTCAGCGCGCTCTACCAGCTCTCCGGCGTCGTCGCGTCCGGGCTCACCCCGCTCATCGCCGCCTGGCTGGTGGAGCTGGGCGACGACTCGCTGTGGCTCGTGGCGTCGTACAACGTGGCCGTGGCGGTGCTCAGCCTCGGCTGCATGGCGCTCCTGCCGGAGACCCGCGGCCGCGACCTCACGGCGCTGCCGGAGCAGGCGGAGCGGCCGGTCGGCGGCCGGCACGCCGCCGCAGCGCCAGCCACGCCGGGAGACCCAGCACTGCGACGAGGATGAGCCAGGGGAGCAGGAAGCCGAGGACGGTCAGGGCGACGACGAGTCCGTCGACGAAGCTGTCCCAGCCGTCCTTCAGCCCACTGGCGAAGCCGTTGTCGTCGTCCTTCTTCTCCGGCTCGTCCTCCTCGGGCTGCTCGACCGTGACGGTGATCGTGGAGAGGGCGGTCTGGTCGGCGAGGTACTTCTGCCGCGCGACCAGCGAGTCCAGGTCCGCCTGCCGGTTCGCGAGCTGACGCTCGATCGAGATCACCTGCTGCAGGTTGGTGGCCTGGTCGAGCAGCGCCTCGACCCGCGAGACGCTCGCCCGCTGGGCGCGGATCCGGGCGTCGACGTCGATCACCTCGGTGCTCACGTCCTCGCCCGCGGTGTTCGAGCTGAGCAGCGTCGCCACTTCCTCGAGGTCGCGGGTCGCGTCCTCGAAGCTCGCGCTCGGCACCCGGACGACGAGACGGGCCGTGCTCATCTCGCCCTCGTCCCCGGTCGTCGTCTCCTGCTCGGTGACGGTGCCGCGGTACTTGTCCACGACCTTGCGCACGTCGAAGCGGGCCTTCTCGACGTTGTCGGCCTCCAGCGACACCGTGCCCGTCCGGATCACCGACGTGCCGGGCGCGACGCGGGCGGCGTCCTTCGACGGGTCGACCTCCTTGGCGGCGGTTCCGCCGGCGCTGTCGGACACGCCGTCGACCGTCGAATCGAGAGCGGACTCCGCGGCCACCGACTCGTCCGCGAGGGCGTCGCGCTCGTTCGCCCCGCTGAAGTCGGCGGGTTCGTCGGCGGCGACCGCGGCGTCGGCCGTGCCGGCGGAGTCGCCACCGTCGGACCCGGAGCCGGAGCATCCGGACAGCAGGGTGAGGGCGGCGACGGCAGTGGCCGCCGCGAGCGAGGCGGTGAGGCGGGTGCGGGTCGGGTTCATGGTGGTGCGACGTCGTACGCCGCCGGGTGGTTCCCTGCCTGCCGTCGGTTCCCTGCCTGCCGTCGGTTCCCTGCCTGCCGTCGGTTCCCCCGGGGCCTCTGGGAGACTGCAGCCGTGCGCAGTGCGATCGTCGTCGGGGCCGGGGTGGCCGGACTGGTCGCCGCGCGCGACCTGGCCGAGGCCGGTGCTTCCGTGCTCGTGCTCGAGGGCTCCGACCGCGCCGGTGGCAAGCTCCGCGGGGGGTCCGTCGCCGGGGTGAGCGTCGACGTGGGCGCCGAGGCGATGCTGCACCGCCGTCCCGAGGGCATCGCCCTCGCGGCCGACCTCGGCCTGCCGCTCGTCCACCCCACCACGGCCACCTCGCGGGTCTGGACGCGCGACGCGCTCCGCCCGCTGCCGCGCACCGTGATGGGCGCGCCGCTCGACCTCGACCAGCTCGAGGAGTCGGGGATCCTGTCGCCGGAGGGGATGGCGCGGGCGCGCCACCAGTACGTCTCGACCGTGCCCGAGGGGAGCGACGAGTCCGTCGGATTCGTCGTGGGCAACCGGTTCGGGGAGGAGGTCGTCGACCGGCTCGTCGAGCCGCTGCTCGGGGGTGTGTACGCCGGCCAGGCCCGCCACATCTCCGTGCGCTCCGCCGTACCGCAGCTCGTCGACCTGATCGCGCGCCCGGACTTCGCGCTGCCCGTTCCGGCGGGGGAGGCCCCGCCCGTCTTCGCCGCCGTGGACGGCGGCATGTGGCGGCTGCCCGCTGCGCTCGAGGCCGACCTCGCCGACCGACCCGGCGTCGAGATCCGGTACGACGCCCCGGCGAGTGCCGTTCGTCGTACGGGATCGGGGTTCGGGGTGACCACCCCGGCGGGCGAGGAGATCGCGGACCTGCTCGTCCTGGCGACGCCGGCCGCGCCGACCGCCCGCCTCGTGGCGGAGCTCGCCCCGGCCGCGGCCGACGACCTGGTGCGGATCGGCTACGCCTCGGTCGCGCTCGCCACCCTCGCCTACCGCGCCGACGACCCCGCGGTCGTCGAGGCGCTCGAGATCGGCGCCTCCGGCTTCCTCGTGCCGCCGGTCGACGGCCGCCGGGTGAAGGCCTCGACGTTCTCGTTCGCCAAGTGGGACTGGGTCCGCGCCGCCGGCGACGGCCTGCTGGTGCTGCGCACCTCCCTCGGCCGGTTCGGCGAGGAGGCGACCCTCCAGGTCCCCGACGAGGAGCTGGTCCGCGCCTCGCTCGCGGACCTCGCCGACGCGACCGGCCTCCGTGCCGAGCCGGTCGACGCGGTCGTCCAGCGCTGGGGCGGGGGACTCCCGCAGTACTGGGTGGGCCACGCCGACCGTGTCGCCCGCATCCGCGCCGCCGTCGCGACGGTCCCCGGCCTCGCCGTCTGCGGGGCGTCGTACGACGGCGTCGGGATCCCGGCCACCATCGCCTCCGCCCACACCGCGGCCGCCTCCCTCCTCACCTGACCCCCGCGAGGTGTGAGAGTTTCTCCGCCGAAGTGCGCCTGTTTCTCCGCCGAGGTGTGCGAGAAGTCGTCACACCTCGATGGAGAAAGTCACGCACTTCGCAGGAGAAAACCTCACACTTCGCGTGTCCCGCGAGGTGTGCCCCGTTGTCCCTGTCGGGCGGGACACGGGGCCCGGCACCTTCGGGTCATGACAACGCAGACCCACCTCCCCCCGACCGCCCTCGACCAGACGGGACAGACCGGCCAGACCGGGTCCCCGGAGGGCACCACCACCTACCCGCCGACCCGGTGGGCGCTCGCCGGCCTCCTGGCCGGCGTCGCCGGGATCGGCACCATGGTCACGTCGTCGATGGTGAACGCCGTCTACGACCCCGACCTCCAGGGCAACGCGGAGAAGATCTCCGAGCGCCTCAGCGACCTCGTGCCGCAGATGCTGGCCTTCCACACGTTCACGATGGTCAGCGCGGTGCTGATGATCGTGTTCGCGGCCGGCCTCTACCGGCGGCTGAAGGCGACGGCCGCCCGCGACAGCGTGCTGCCGCTGGTGGCCTTCAGCGGCGTGCTGGTCACGTCGGTCATGCTGATCGTCGGGTCCGGCCTCGACACCGAGTTCATCTTCGCGGCCGGCGACACGGACACCGTCGTCCCGGAGAGCGCGACCTTCTACAACCACTGGATCGGCACCGTGCCGTGGTGCTGGGGCCTGCTCGGGCTCTCCGGCATCTGCCTGTTCGGGCTCGCCCGCGCCGGTGGCCTGCCGAAGTGGCTCGGCCTCGTCGGGCTCATCGGCGGCGGCCTGACCCTCCTGCTCGGCATCTCGCCGCTGCAGTACATGGCCGGCATGACCGGTCCGATCGGTCTCGTCGTGATCGCCCTCGGCTTCCTCGCCGGTGACAAGGCCTTCCGCGGCCGCGCGTGAACGACCACACCACCCCGGCCGGTCCGGTCCCCATTCCGCCACGGAGGGGACCGGGCCGGCTGCACAATGTGCCGGTGCAGAGCGACCCCCGGCCCCGCGGTGCCCAGCTCGCCGCCGTGCTGGCGGTTCCCGTGCTCTGCGTGGCGCTCCTCCCTGCGGGAGCCTGGCTCGACATGACGGCTCCGGGTACCGGTCCCGGCGCCGAGATCTCCGAGGGCGCCGGCTGGCCCTGGATCGTGAACGGCGCCGTGCTCGGGATCCTCGCGGGCATCGTGCTGCTGCGCGACCGGGGGCAGCGGTTCGGCTGGGTGCTCGCCGCGTCCGGCCTCTTCTGGTCCCTCGACGGATTCGCCCAGAGCTATGTCCACGCCGGTCTCACCGAGCACGACCCGTGGCCCGCGATGACCTTCGCGCTGTGGTTCCTCAACCGCTTCGGCGCCTACCTCACCTCGGTCACGGCAGCCCTGCTCCTCGTGTTCCCGACCGGTCGCTTCCTCCCCGGGCGCTGGACCCCGGCGTCGTGGGTGGCGGTCGGCGGCCTCTTCCTGAGCGGCTTCGCGGTGATCGTGGCGCCGGCCGAGGGCGACCAGTGGCTCGACCAGGTCCCCGCGGGCGTCGACCAGGACCCGACCTCGATCAGCGCCTTCGCCGGCCACGGCCAGCAGCTGGTCTCGGCGGGGGTCGCCATCGGCGTCGTCGCCTTCTTCTTCTCCCTGCTGACCGTGGTCGTCCGCTACCGCCGGTCGGAGGGCCTCGAACGCGACCGCATGCGCTGGCTGCTGTGGTCGGTCTTCGTGATCGTGGCCGTCGTGCTCGTCAGCCTGGTGTTCCCGCTCCCCGGTGACGGGTACGCCGGTGCGTTCAGCGCCACCGTGCTGCCGCCGGCCGCGATGACCATCGCGATCGTCCGGCCGACCCTCGTCTCGATCCAGGACCTCCTCGCCCGCACGGCCGTCCTCGCCGCGCTGCTCGCCGTACTGGTGGTCGCGGACGCCGCCGTGCTGGGTCTGCTGACGCTCCTGCTCGACGACGAGCTGAGCCAGGCCCAGGTCGTCGGCGTGGTGCTCGCCGTGGCCGTGTTGCTCTACGGCCCCGCGCGCCAACGCCTCTCCGCGCTGGTACGACGCCTCATGCTCGGCGAGCGCACCAACCGGTACGACGTCGTGGCCGGCCTCGCCTCGACCCTGGAGACCACCGACGACAGCACCGAGCAGCTGGCCGCCGTCGCGCAGGCGGTCGCGAGCGCGTTCGCGATCCCGTACGTCAGCGTGGAGGTCGAGCGCACCCACGGCGAGCGCCTGGTGACGACCGTCGGCGAACGGCCCGACCAGGTCCGCACCCTGCCGATCACCTACCGCGACGCCACGATCGGCAGCCTCGTCCTGCCCGCGCGCGGCCTGCGCAGCCGGCTCAGCCAGCGCGACCAGCAGCTGCTCGGCGACCTCGTCCGCCAGGCCGCGACGGCTGCCCGGTCCAGCCAGCTCGCCGACGAGGTGCAGCGCAGTCGGGAGCGCCTCGTCACCGCCCGCGAGGAGGAGCGACGCCGGATCCGCCGCGACCTGCACGACGGCTTCGGTCCGGCGCTGAGCGGCATCGTCTTCCAGCTCGAGGCCGCCCGGATGACCGTCGACAGGGACCCGCAGCGCGCGCGGGAGCAGCTGGAGGCGGTCAGCGCGCACGTGCAGGACGTCGTGGCCGACGTACGACGCCTGGTGCACGACCTGCGCCCGCCCGCCCTCGACGACCGGGGGCTCGTCGGGGCGCTGCGCCAGCAGGCCGAGACCCTGGCGCTGCCGCTCGCCGTCACCACCGGGGGCGACCTGGCGGGCCGGCTCCCGGCGGCCGTCGAGGTGGCGGCGTACCGGATCGTGGGGGAGGCGCTCACCAATGTCGCCCGGCACGCGGAGGCGACCGACGTCCGGCTGAGCATCGACGTCGCCGACGACGACCTGCTCGTCGAGGTGGCCGACGACGGTGTCGGCATCGCCCCCGGGCGCACCGCCGGCGTGGGCCTCTCCAGCCTGCGCGAGCGGGCCGCCGAGCTCGGCGGCACCACCACGATCACCAGCCCACCGGGCGGCGGCACCGTCGTCTCGGCCCGACTTCCGCTGAGGACCCCCGCATGACTCCCGCCATCCGCGTCGTCGTCGTCGACGACCACCAGATCGTCCGCGACGGCCTCGTCGCCCTGCTCGGCGCCCTCGACGGCATCGAGGTCGTCGGCACGGCCGCCGACGGACGTGAGGCGGTCCACGTCGTCGACGAGACCGCGCCCGACCTGGTGGTCATGGACATCCAGATGCCGCAGCTCGACGGCATCGAGGCGACCCGCTTCCTCACCGGCCGCAACCCGGCGCTGCGGGTGGTCATGCTGACGATGAACGAGGACGACGACACGATCCTCGCCGCGATCCGGGCGGGCGCCTGCGGCTACCTCCTCAAGGGCGCGGGCGCGGAGGAGGTGCAGGCCGCGATCCGCTCGGCGGCCGCGGGC
Above is a genomic segment from Nocardioides aromaticivorans containing:
- a CDS encoding DUF4349 domain-containing protein, with the protein product MNPTRTRLTASLAAATAVAALTLLSGCSGSGSDGGDSAGTADAAVAADEPADFSGANERDALADESVAAESALDSTVDGVSDSAGGTAAKEVDPSKDAARVAPGTSVIRTGTVSLEADNVEKARFDVRKVVDKYRGTVTEQETTTGDEGEMSTARLVVRVPSASFEDATRDLEEVATLLSSNTAGEDVSTEVIDVDARIRAQRASVSRVEALLDQATNLQQVISIERQLANRQADLDSLVARQKYLADQTALSTITVTVEQPEEDEPEKKDDDNGFASGLKDGWDSFVDGLVVALTVLGFLLPWLILVAVLGLPAWLALRRRAGRRPAAPPAPAAP
- a CDS encoding protoporphyrinogen/coproporphyrinogen oxidase, whose amino-acid sequence is MRSAIVVGAGVAGLVAARDLAEAGASVLVLEGSDRAGGKLRGGSVAGVSVDVGAEAMLHRRPEGIALAADLGLPLVHPTTATSRVWTRDALRPLPRTVMGAPLDLDQLEESGILSPEGMARARHQYVSTVPEGSDESVGFVVGNRFGEEVVDRLVEPLLGGVYAGQARHISVRSAVPQLVDLIARPDFALPVPAGEAPPVFAAVDGGMWRLPAALEADLADRPGVEIRYDAPASAVRRTGSGFGVTTPAGEEIADLLVLATPAAPTARLVAELAPAAADDLVRIGYASVALATLAYRADDPAVVEALEIGASGFLVPPVDGRRVKASTFSFAKWDWVRAAGDGLLVLRTSLGRFGEEATLQVPDEELVRASLADLADATGLRAEPVDAVVQRWGGGLPQYWVGHADRVARIRAAVATVPGLAVCGASYDGVGIPATIASAHTAAASLLT
- a CDS encoding sensor histidine kinase; protein product: MQSDPRPRGAQLAAVLAVPVLCVALLPAGAWLDMTAPGTGPGAEISEGAGWPWIVNGAVLGILAGIVLLRDRGQRFGWVLAASGLFWSLDGFAQSYVHAGLTEHDPWPAMTFALWFLNRFGAYLTSVTAALLLVFPTGRFLPGRWTPASWVAVGGLFLSGFAVIVAPAEGDQWLDQVPAGVDQDPTSISAFAGHGQQLVSAGVAIGVVAFFFSLLTVVVRYRRSEGLERDRMRWLLWSVFVIVAVVLVSLVFPLPGDGYAGAFSATVLPPAAMTIAIVRPTLVSIQDLLARTAVLAALLAVLVVADAAVLGLLTLLLDDELSQAQVVGVVLAVAVLLYGPARQRLSALVRRLMLGERTNRYDVVAGLASTLETTDDSTEQLAAVAQAVASAFAIPYVSVEVERTHGERLVTTVGERPDQVRTLPITYRDATIGSLVLPARGLRSRLSQRDQQLLGDLVRQAATAARSSQLADEVQRSRERLVTAREEERRRIRRDLHDGFGPALSGIVFQLEAARMTVDRDPQRAREQLEAVSAHVQDVVADVRRLVHDLRPPALDDRGLVGALRQQAETLALPLAVTTGGDLAGRLPAAVEVAAYRIVGEALTNVARHAEATDVRLSIDVADDDLLVEVADDGVGIAPGRTAGVGLSSLRERAAELGGTTTITSPPGGGTVVSARLPLRTPA
- a CDS encoding response regulator transcription factor; protein product: MTPAIRVVVVDDHQIVRDGLVALLGALDGIEVVGTAADGREAVHVVDETAPDLVVMDIQMPQLDGIEATRFLTGRNPALRVVMLTMNEDDDTILAAIRAGACGYLLKGAGAEEVQAAIRSAAAGGMVFGASLAARVAAFFAGAVATPSTDREEEAFPDLTDRERDILHRIAAGRTNDEIAGELYVSNKTVRNAVSAIYAKLHATGRADAIVKAREAGYGLA